Proteins encoded within one genomic window of Chroicocephalus ridibundus chromosome 7, bChrRid1.1, whole genome shotgun sequence:
- the CLUH gene encoding clustered mitochondria protein homolog isoform X2 — MVIKADEMPPTAVPGGEQQQEEPGSRGRVTQQRSEHPSGVALMNGSGPHESLKGEKDARQNGHEEADPGEDGNDQEVIVIQDTGFTVKIYAPGIEPFSLQVSPQEMVQEIHQVLMDREDTCHRTCFSLQLDGNVLDNFAELKTIEGLQEGSLLKVVEEPYTVREARIHVRHIRDLLKSLDPSDAFNGVDCNSLSFLSVFTEGDLGDSGKRKKKGTEMEQIDCTPPEHILPGSKERPLCALQPQNRDWKPLQCLKVLTMSGWNPPPGNRKMHGDLMYLYVITVEDRHVSITASTRGFYLNQSTAYNFNPKPANPSFLSHSLVELLNQISPTFKKNFSALQKKRVQRHPFERIATPFQVYSWTAPQAEHAMDCVRAEDAYTSRLGYEEHIPGQTRDWNEELQTTRELPRKNLPERLLRERAIFKVHSDFTAAATRGAMAVIDGNVMAINPSEETKMQMFIWNNIFFSLGFDVRDHYKDFGGDVAAYVAPTNDLNGVRTYNAVDVEGLYTLGTVVVDYRGYRVTAQSIIPGILEREQEQSVIYGSIDFGKTVVSHPKYLELLEKTSRPLKIQKHKVLNDKNEEVELCSSVECKGIIGNDGRHYILDLLRTFPPDLNFLPVEGEEMPEECKKMGFPKQHRHKLCCLRQELVDAFVEHRYLLFMKLAALQLMQQKANKQENSGALENGASPENGTADSEKSESEDGKIEDNVTGLDQVKELAETIASDDGTVDPKSREVIRNACKAVGSISDTSFDIRFNPDIFSPGVRFPESSKEEVQDQKQLLKDAAAFLLSCQIPGLVKDCLDHTVLPMDGATLAEAMHQRGINMRYLGKVINFITKTPGRAQLDHIFKIGISELITRSAKHIFKTYLQGVELSGLSAAISHFLNCFLSSFPNPIAHLPADELVSKKKNKKRKNRNLGNADNTAWASMTPQELWKNICSEAKNYFDFSLECENADQAAEVYNLQKITLLREISLKTGVQILLKEYNFDNRHKPTFTEEDILNIFPVVKHVNPKASDAFHFFQSGQAKVQQGFLKEGCELINEALNLFNNVYGAMHVEICACLRLLARLNYIMGDYSEALSNQQKAVLMSERVLGIEHPNTIQEYMHLALYCFANSQLSTALNLLYRARYLMLLVFGEDHPEMALLDNNIGLVLHGVMEYDLSLRFLENALAISSKYHGSKSLKVALSHHLVARVYESKAEFRSALQHEKEGYTIYKNQLGEHHEKTKESSEYLKYLTQQAVALQRTMNEIYKNGSNANIMPLKFTAPSMASVLEQLNIINGILFIPLSQKDLENLKAEVQRRQQLQESIKSGEQLEPEDKAMEEKEAEPSMPSAESPVTQSSA, encoded by the exons atgGTGATTAAAGCGGACGAAATGCCGCCGACCGCTGTGCCGGGCggtgagcagcagcaggaggaaccGGGAAGCCGCGGGAGGGTGACCCAGCAGCGCTCCG AACACCCGTCTGGCGTGGCACTGATGAATGGCAGTGGCCCACACGAGAGCCTCAAGGGCGAGAAGGATGCCAGGCAGAACGGTCACGAAGAGGCTGACCCAGGAGAAGATGGGAACGACCAGGAGGTCATTGTCATACAGGACACGGGATTTACCGTCAAGATCTACGCGCCAGGGATAGAGCCCTTTTCCCTGCAG GTCTCTCCTCAAGAGATGGTGCAAGAGATCCACCAAGTTTTAATGGACCGCGAGGATACCTGCCATCGGActtgcttctctctgcagctggatggcAATGTCCTCGATAACTTTGCTGAGCTGAAAACTATTGAAGGACTGCAGGAGGGCTCGCTGCTGAAAGTGGTGGAAG AGCCATACACCGTGCGAGAAGCCAGGATACACGTGCGTCACATTCGGGACCTTCTGAAGAGTCTTGACCCATCAGATGCTTTCAATGGCGTGGACTGTAATTCATTGTCCTTCCTGAGTGTCTTCACTGAAGGAGACCTGGGAG ACAGTGGCAAACGGAAGAAGAAAGGTACCGAAATGGAACAAATTGACTGCACCCCTCCTGAACATATCCTGCCAGGTAGCAAAGAGAGACCCCTGTGTGCCCTTCAGCCCCAGAACAGAGACTGGAAG CCTTTGCAGTGCCTAAAGGTATTGACGATGAGTGGCTGGAACCCTCCACCTGGTAATCGGAAAATGCATGGGGACCTCATGTATTTGTATGTCATCACGGTGGAGGATCGGCACGTCAGTATCACTGCATCCACTCGAGGATTTTACTTGAATCA GTCTACTGCGTACAACTTCAATCCCAAACCTGCAAACCCCAGTTTTCTCAGTCATTCCTTGGTGGAACTACTTAACCAGATCAGCCCTACCTTCAAAAAAAACTTCTCTGCTCTCCAGAAGAAACG GGTTCAGAGACACCCTTTTGAAAGGATAGCCACTCCTTTCCAAGTGTACAGCTGGACGGCTCCGCAAGCAGAACACGCCATGGACTGTGTCCGAGCAGAAGACGCTTATACTTCTAGACTGGGCTATGAAGAGCACATACCTGGACAG ACCAGAGACTGGAACGAGGAGCTGCAGACCACGCGAGAGCTGCCACGCAAGAACCTGCCCGAGAGGCTGCTGAGAGAACGAGCCATTTTCAAG GTTCACAGCGACTTCACTGCAGCAGCAACAAGAGGTGCTATGGCTGTCATTGATGGCAATGTCATGGCCATCAACCCCAGTGAAGAGACCAAGATGCAGATGTTCATCTGGAACAACATTTTCTTCAGCCTGGGCTTTGACGTCCGTGACCACTACAAGGACTTTGGCGGAGATGTTGCTGCTTACGTAGCTCCTACCAATGATCTCAATGGTGTGCGGACCTATAATGCTGTGGATGTAGAAGGGCTGTACACGCTGGGGACTGTAGTGGTGGATTACAGAGGTTACAGGGTGACAGCTCAGTCTATTATTCCTGGCATCTTGGAACGGGAGCAGGAACAGAGCGTCATCTATGGGTCAATAGACTTTGGCAAGACAGTTGTCTCGCATCCCAAGtacctggagctgctggagaagacCAGCAGGCCGCTTAAGATCCAGAAGCACAAAGTCCTCAACGACAAGAATGAGGAGGTGGAGCTGTGCTCCTCGGTGGAGTGCAAAGGCATTATTGGCAACGACGGGCGTCACTACATCTTGGACCTGCTCCGCACTTTCCCTCCAGATCTAAACTTCCTGCCTGTTGAAGGGGAGGAGATGCCAGAGGAATGTAAGAAAATGGGGTTCCCCAAGCAGCACAGACACAAGCTTTGCTGTCTCCGGCAAGAGCTTGTTGATGCCTTTGTAGAACACAG GTATCTCTTATTCATGAAGCTGGCTGCGCTGCAGCTGATGCAGCAGAAAGCCAATAAGCAGGAGAACTCAGGTGCACTGGAAAATGGCGCCTCTCCGGAGAATGGTACTGCAGACAGCGAGAAGTCTGAGTCAGAGGATGGTAAAATAGAGGATAACGTGACTGGACTTGATCAGGTGAAAGAGCTTGCTGAGACCATCGCATCTGATGATGGAACAG tGGATCCCAAAAGCAGAGAAGTGATTCGAAATGCGTGCAAGGCTGTAGGCTCCATTAGCGACACGTCATTTGACATTCGGTTTAACCCAGATATTTTCTCACCAG GTGTTCGTTTTCCCGAGTCTAGCAAAGAGGAGGTGCAGGAtcagaagcagctgctgaaggatGCTGCTGCGTTCTTGCTGTCGTGCCAGATCCCAGGTTTG GTCAAAGACTGCCTGGATCACACGGTGCTCCCGATGGATGGGGCTACCTTAGCAGAGGCCATGCACCAGAGGGGCATCAACATGCGTTATCTGGGCAAAGTGATCAACTTCATCACCAAGACCCCTGGCCGTGCTCAGCTGGATCACATTTTT AAAATAGGAATCAGTGAATTGATCACTCGATCGGCTAAACACATCTTCAAGACGTACCTCCAG GGTGTGGAGCTGTCAGGTTTATCAGCAGCCATCAGCCACTTCCTCAATTGTTTTCTAAGCTCCTTCCCAAATCCCATTGCCCATCTTCCAGCTGATGAGCTGGTctccaagaaaaagaataagaaaaggaaaaacaggaaccTTGGAAATGCTGATAACACTGCATGGGCCAGTATGACCCCTCAGGAGCTTTGGAAGAATATTTGTTCAGAAGCAAAGAACTACTTCGATTTTAGTCTTGAATG TGAGAACGCTGACCAAGCCGCTGAAGTGTATAATCTACAGAAAATCACCCTGCTTCGTGAAATCTCCCTCAAAACTGGAGTTCAA ATACTGCTGAAAGAGTACAACTTTGACAACAGGCACAAGCCCACCTTCACGGAAGAGGATATTCTCAACATCTTCCCTGTAGTGAAGCACGTAAACCCCAAAGCCTCAGACGCTTTCCACTTCTTCCAGAGCGGGCAAGCAAAGGTTCAGCAAG GTTTCTTGAAGGAGGGCTGTGAGCTCATCAATGAAGCCTTAAACTTGTTCAACAATGTGTATGGTGCTATGCATGTGGAAATCTGTGCCTGCCTGAGGCTGCTAGCTCGGCTCAACTATATCATGGGAGATTATTCCGAG GCCTTAAGTAATCAGCAGAAAGCAGTGCTAATGAGCGAGAGGGTCCTGGGTATTGAACATCCCAACACGATTCAAGAATAC ATGCACCTTGCTTTGTACTGCTTTGCAAACAGCCAACTCTCTACAGCATTGAACTTACTGTACCGTGCACGCTACCTCATGCTCCTGGTATTTGGGGAGGATCACCCAGAAATGGCACTCTTAGAT AACAACATCGGCCTGGTGCTCCATGGGGTTATGGAGTACGACCTATCCCTCCGGTTCCTGGAGAACGCGCTGGCCATCAGCTCCAAGTATCACGGCTCCAAGTCTTTGAAAGTTGCACTAAG cCACCACTTGGTAGCCCGAGTGTACGAGAGCAAAGCAGAATTCCGGTCAGCTCTGCAGCACGAGAAGGAAGGCTACACCATCTACAAGAACCAG CTTGGAGAACACCATGAAAAGACCAAAGAGAGCTCTGAGTACTTGAAATACCTGACTCAGCAAGCAGTCGCTCTTCAACGCACAATGAACGAGATTTACAAGAATGGCTCCAATGCGAACATCATGCCACTCAAG TTCACGGCTCCCAGTATGGCCAGTGTCCTGGAGCAGCTCAACATTATCAATGGAATTCTCTTCATTCCACTAAG CCAAAAAGACTTGGAGAACCTTAAAGCAGAGGTGCAGCGGCGCCAGCAGCTCCAAGAAAGCATAAAAAGTGGCGAACAGCTGGAGCCAGAGGACAAAGCTATGGAGGAGAAAGAGGCTGAGCCGAGCATGCCTTCTGCCGAGAGCCCCGTAACGCAGAGCTCTGCTTAA
- the CLUH gene encoding clustered mitochondria protein homolog isoform X1 yields MGNSLFANCCRHVTDLIFQTRSSNSPDERSPLLPKPPTSCAVCPEMPEAAQCAGPYPDIIPSEVVTGSLQKCTEYIRDLSEAKDEEGTVMVCDKSCLRPAAGAAGPLQQAEASRVVGVLPADLGEGPAGLVDHAQSLEACQSCVKPEDGGLVHRSCRREEHVAAADRADAAPGARPAGQGRGEGRAALVGPDSVPKRRGTAASPGSPGTPSPALPASAGKTPPAQRTVGSPVPLGEVSSKARDASTGFVVTDPAACPSGRSSCDPGSPAQALSSKQQQKKKRKKKKLTHLEHPSGVALMNGSGPHESLKGEKDARQNGHEEADPGEDGNDQEVIVIQDTGFTVKIYAPGIEPFSLQVSPQEMVQEIHQVLMDREDTCHRTCFSLQLDGNVLDNFAELKTIEGLQEGSLLKVVEEPYTVREARIHVRHIRDLLKSLDPSDAFNGVDCNSLSFLSVFTEGDLGDSGKRKKKGTEMEQIDCTPPEHILPGSKERPLCALQPQNRDWKPLQCLKVLTMSGWNPPPGNRKMHGDLMYLYVITVEDRHVSITASTRGFYLNQSTAYNFNPKPANPSFLSHSLVELLNQISPTFKKNFSALQKKRVQRHPFERIATPFQVYSWTAPQAEHAMDCVRAEDAYTSRLGYEEHIPGQTRDWNEELQTTRELPRKNLPERLLRERAIFKVHSDFTAAATRGAMAVIDGNVMAINPSEETKMQMFIWNNIFFSLGFDVRDHYKDFGGDVAAYVAPTNDLNGVRTYNAVDVEGLYTLGTVVVDYRGYRVTAQSIIPGILEREQEQSVIYGSIDFGKTVVSHPKYLELLEKTSRPLKIQKHKVLNDKNEEVELCSSVECKGIIGNDGRHYILDLLRTFPPDLNFLPVEGEEMPEECKKMGFPKQHRHKLCCLRQELVDAFVEHRYLLFMKLAALQLMQQKANKQENSGALENGASPENGTADSEKSESEDGKIEDNVTGLDQVKELAETIASDDGTVDPKSREVIRNACKAVGSISDTSFDIRFNPDIFSPGVRFPESSKEEVQDQKQLLKDAAAFLLSCQIPGLVKDCLDHTVLPMDGATLAEAMHQRGINMRYLGKVINFITKTPGRAQLDHIFKIGISELITRSAKHIFKTYLQGVELSGLSAAISHFLNCFLSSFPNPIAHLPADELVSKKKNKKRKNRNLGNADNTAWASMTPQELWKNICSEAKNYFDFSLECENADQAAEVYNLQKITLLREISLKTGVQILLKEYNFDNRHKPTFTEEDILNIFPVVKHVNPKASDAFHFFQSGQAKVQQGFLKEGCELINEALNLFNNVYGAMHVEICACLRLLARLNYIMGDYSEALSNQQKAVLMSERVLGIEHPNTIQEYMHLALYCFANSQLSTALNLLYRARYLMLLVFGEDHPEMALLDNNIGLVLHGVMEYDLSLRFLENALAISSKYHGSKSLKVALSHHLVARVYESKAEFRSALQHEKEGYTIYKNQLGEHHEKTKESSEYLKYLTQQAVALQRTMNEIYKNGSNANIMPLKFTAPSMASVLEQLNIINGILFIPLSQKDLENLKAEVQRRQQLQESIKSGEQLEPEDKAMEEKEAEPSMPSAESPVTQSSA; encoded by the exons ATGGGGAACAGCCTTTTTGCAAACTGCTGCAGGCATGTCACCGATCTAATCTTCCAGACGCGCAGCTCTAACTCGCCCGATGAGAGGTCACCCCTCTTACCAAAGCCTCCCACGAGCTGTGCCGTCTGCCCGGAGATGCCCGAAGCTGCCCAGTGTGCTGGGCCCTATCCAGACATCATCCCCAGCGAGGTGGTGACTGGAAGCCTGCAGAAGTGCACCGAATACATCCGAGACCTATCGGAGGCCAAGGACGAAGAAGGAACGGTGATGGTCTGTGATAAGAGCTGTTTGAGACCTGCTGCTGGCGCTGCCGGCCCGCTCCAGCAGGCAGAGGCATCCCGGGTGGTGGGTGTCCTTCCAGCCGACCTTGGGGAAGGGCCGGCGGGGCTGGTCGATCATGCTCAGTCGCTTGAGGCCTGCCAGAGCTGCGTGAAACCTGAGGACGGCGGCTTAGTCCATAGATCCTGCCGCCGGGAGGAGCACGTGGCGGCAGCTGACCGGGCGGATGCGGCCCCTGGAGCACGTCCCGCTGGCCAGGGCCGCGGTGAGGGACGAGCAGCTTTAGTGGGTCCGGACAGCGTGCCGAAACGGAGAGGTaccgctgcctccccagggagccctgggacaccttcccctgctctgccagcGAGTGCAGGGAAAACCCCGCCGGCCCAAAGGACAGTTGGATCGCCTGTCCCCCTTGGCGAGGTGTCATCTAAGGCTCGGGATGCAAGTACTGGTTTTGTAGTGACAgaccccgctgcctgccccagtgGCAGGTCAAGCTGTGATCCTGGCTCTCCAGCGCAGGCACTGtcctcaaagcagcagcagaagaagaagaggaagaaaaagaagctcaCGCATCTAG AACACCCGTCTGGCGTGGCACTGATGAATGGCAGTGGCCCACACGAGAGCCTCAAGGGCGAGAAGGATGCCAGGCAGAACGGTCACGAAGAGGCTGACCCAGGAGAAGATGGGAACGACCAGGAGGTCATTGTCATACAGGACACGGGATTTACCGTCAAGATCTACGCGCCAGGGATAGAGCCCTTTTCCCTGCAG GTCTCTCCTCAAGAGATGGTGCAAGAGATCCACCAAGTTTTAATGGACCGCGAGGATACCTGCCATCGGActtgcttctctctgcagctggatggcAATGTCCTCGATAACTTTGCTGAGCTGAAAACTATTGAAGGACTGCAGGAGGGCTCGCTGCTGAAAGTGGTGGAAG AGCCATACACCGTGCGAGAAGCCAGGATACACGTGCGTCACATTCGGGACCTTCTGAAGAGTCTTGACCCATCAGATGCTTTCAATGGCGTGGACTGTAATTCATTGTCCTTCCTGAGTGTCTTCACTGAAGGAGACCTGGGAG ACAGTGGCAAACGGAAGAAGAAAGGTACCGAAATGGAACAAATTGACTGCACCCCTCCTGAACATATCCTGCCAGGTAGCAAAGAGAGACCCCTGTGTGCCCTTCAGCCCCAGAACAGAGACTGGAAG CCTTTGCAGTGCCTAAAGGTATTGACGATGAGTGGCTGGAACCCTCCACCTGGTAATCGGAAAATGCATGGGGACCTCATGTATTTGTATGTCATCACGGTGGAGGATCGGCACGTCAGTATCACTGCATCCACTCGAGGATTTTACTTGAATCA GTCTACTGCGTACAACTTCAATCCCAAACCTGCAAACCCCAGTTTTCTCAGTCATTCCTTGGTGGAACTACTTAACCAGATCAGCCCTACCTTCAAAAAAAACTTCTCTGCTCTCCAGAAGAAACG GGTTCAGAGACACCCTTTTGAAAGGATAGCCACTCCTTTCCAAGTGTACAGCTGGACGGCTCCGCAAGCAGAACACGCCATGGACTGTGTCCGAGCAGAAGACGCTTATACTTCTAGACTGGGCTATGAAGAGCACATACCTGGACAG ACCAGAGACTGGAACGAGGAGCTGCAGACCACGCGAGAGCTGCCACGCAAGAACCTGCCCGAGAGGCTGCTGAGAGAACGAGCCATTTTCAAG GTTCACAGCGACTTCACTGCAGCAGCAACAAGAGGTGCTATGGCTGTCATTGATGGCAATGTCATGGCCATCAACCCCAGTGAAGAGACCAAGATGCAGATGTTCATCTGGAACAACATTTTCTTCAGCCTGGGCTTTGACGTCCGTGACCACTACAAGGACTTTGGCGGAGATGTTGCTGCTTACGTAGCTCCTACCAATGATCTCAATGGTGTGCGGACCTATAATGCTGTGGATGTAGAAGGGCTGTACACGCTGGGGACTGTAGTGGTGGATTACAGAGGTTACAGGGTGACAGCTCAGTCTATTATTCCTGGCATCTTGGAACGGGAGCAGGAACAGAGCGTCATCTATGGGTCAATAGACTTTGGCAAGACAGTTGTCTCGCATCCCAAGtacctggagctgctggagaagacCAGCAGGCCGCTTAAGATCCAGAAGCACAAAGTCCTCAACGACAAGAATGAGGAGGTGGAGCTGTGCTCCTCGGTGGAGTGCAAAGGCATTATTGGCAACGACGGGCGTCACTACATCTTGGACCTGCTCCGCACTTTCCCTCCAGATCTAAACTTCCTGCCTGTTGAAGGGGAGGAGATGCCAGAGGAATGTAAGAAAATGGGGTTCCCCAAGCAGCACAGACACAAGCTTTGCTGTCTCCGGCAAGAGCTTGTTGATGCCTTTGTAGAACACAG GTATCTCTTATTCATGAAGCTGGCTGCGCTGCAGCTGATGCAGCAGAAAGCCAATAAGCAGGAGAACTCAGGTGCACTGGAAAATGGCGCCTCTCCGGAGAATGGTACTGCAGACAGCGAGAAGTCTGAGTCAGAGGATGGTAAAATAGAGGATAACGTGACTGGACTTGATCAGGTGAAAGAGCTTGCTGAGACCATCGCATCTGATGATGGAACAG tGGATCCCAAAAGCAGAGAAGTGATTCGAAATGCGTGCAAGGCTGTAGGCTCCATTAGCGACACGTCATTTGACATTCGGTTTAACCCAGATATTTTCTCACCAG GTGTTCGTTTTCCCGAGTCTAGCAAAGAGGAGGTGCAGGAtcagaagcagctgctgaaggatGCTGCTGCGTTCTTGCTGTCGTGCCAGATCCCAGGTTTG GTCAAAGACTGCCTGGATCACACGGTGCTCCCGATGGATGGGGCTACCTTAGCAGAGGCCATGCACCAGAGGGGCATCAACATGCGTTATCTGGGCAAAGTGATCAACTTCATCACCAAGACCCCTGGCCGTGCTCAGCTGGATCACATTTTT AAAATAGGAATCAGTGAATTGATCACTCGATCGGCTAAACACATCTTCAAGACGTACCTCCAG GGTGTGGAGCTGTCAGGTTTATCAGCAGCCATCAGCCACTTCCTCAATTGTTTTCTAAGCTCCTTCCCAAATCCCATTGCCCATCTTCCAGCTGATGAGCTGGTctccaagaaaaagaataagaaaaggaaaaacaggaaccTTGGAAATGCTGATAACACTGCATGGGCCAGTATGACCCCTCAGGAGCTTTGGAAGAATATTTGTTCAGAAGCAAAGAACTACTTCGATTTTAGTCTTGAATG TGAGAACGCTGACCAAGCCGCTGAAGTGTATAATCTACAGAAAATCACCCTGCTTCGTGAAATCTCCCTCAAAACTGGAGTTCAA ATACTGCTGAAAGAGTACAACTTTGACAACAGGCACAAGCCCACCTTCACGGAAGAGGATATTCTCAACATCTTCCCTGTAGTGAAGCACGTAAACCCCAAAGCCTCAGACGCTTTCCACTTCTTCCAGAGCGGGCAAGCAAAGGTTCAGCAAG GTTTCTTGAAGGAGGGCTGTGAGCTCATCAATGAAGCCTTAAACTTGTTCAACAATGTGTATGGTGCTATGCATGTGGAAATCTGTGCCTGCCTGAGGCTGCTAGCTCGGCTCAACTATATCATGGGAGATTATTCCGAG GCCTTAAGTAATCAGCAGAAAGCAGTGCTAATGAGCGAGAGGGTCCTGGGTATTGAACATCCCAACACGATTCAAGAATAC ATGCACCTTGCTTTGTACTGCTTTGCAAACAGCCAACTCTCTACAGCATTGAACTTACTGTACCGTGCACGCTACCTCATGCTCCTGGTATTTGGGGAGGATCACCCAGAAATGGCACTCTTAGAT AACAACATCGGCCTGGTGCTCCATGGGGTTATGGAGTACGACCTATCCCTCCGGTTCCTGGAGAACGCGCTGGCCATCAGCTCCAAGTATCACGGCTCCAAGTCTTTGAAAGTTGCACTAAG cCACCACTTGGTAGCCCGAGTGTACGAGAGCAAAGCAGAATTCCGGTCAGCTCTGCAGCACGAGAAGGAAGGCTACACCATCTACAAGAACCAG CTTGGAGAACACCATGAAAAGACCAAAGAGAGCTCTGAGTACTTGAAATACCTGACTCAGCAAGCAGTCGCTCTTCAACGCACAATGAACGAGATTTACAAGAATGGCTCCAATGCGAACATCATGCCACTCAAG TTCACGGCTCCCAGTATGGCCAGTGTCCTGGAGCAGCTCAACATTATCAATGGAATTCTCTTCATTCCACTAAG CCAAAAAGACTTGGAGAACCTTAAAGCAGAGGTGCAGCGGCGCCAGCAGCTCCAAGAAAGCATAAAAAGTGGCGAACAGCTGGAGCCAGAGGACAAAGCTATGGAGGAGAAAGAGGCTGAGCCGAGCATGCCTTCTGCCGAGAGCCCCGTAACGCAGAGCTCTGCTTAA